A single Carassius auratus strain Wakin unplaced genomic scaffold, ASM336829v1 scaf_tig00002644, whole genome shotgun sequence DNA region contains:
- the LOC113069996 gene encoding CDGSH iron-sulfur domain-containing protein 1, with protein MSASNSFHKAEIITAVSVTFGAAAVGILIYKTFFSKSECVKPKVNLDLQKDNPKVVHAFDIEDLGDKAVYCRCWRSKKFPYCDGAHAKHNQETGDNVGPLIIKRKEA; from the exons aTGAGCGCGTCCAACTCCTTCCATAAAG CTGAGATCATCACTGCAGTGTCTGTGACATTTGGAGCTGCAGCAGTGGGAATCCTCatctacaaaacattttttagcaAAAGCGAATGCGTGAAGCCAAAGGTTAACCTTGATCTGCAGAAAGACAACCCCAAAGTGGTacatgcatttgacattgaggaCCTGGGCGACAAAGCTGTGTACTGTAGGTGCTGGAGATCCAAAAAG TTTCCATACTGTGATGGCGCACATGCTAAACACAATCAGGAAACGGGAGACAACGTTGGTCCTCTGATCATTAAACGCAAGGAGGCATGA
- the LOC113069997 gene encoding inositol polyphosphate multikinase-like: MSADGQIMDSSSRTLEKLENKNNKNGSVKQVDGCVPFSHQVAGHKCGINNTGVLQHPDGTILKQLQAPPRGPREMNFYTQVFAKDCTDKRLLDLQQHLPKFYGTWMPRESHELYLKLEDVTRRFLRPCIMDVKIGRRSYDPFASKEKREEQISKYPLMEEIGFLLLGMRVYQIHSDSYITHDQFYGRSLRKDTLKNGLSRFFHNGQELQRHAVSLIISKVRRILRWFESQTQLHFYASSLLLVYEGSPHTINTSKHKPADPATGHQQGEPQSKALSFQSSLTHSHPYCHNIEGNTNGKHGASEEKKAKEIGMGDKKQFGQEEAVEVKMIDFAHVFQSDSPDESYMYGLRNLLSTLEQILKD, translated from the exons ATGTCTGCAGATGGTCAGATCATGGACTCATCATCTCGAACGCTGGAAaaactggaaaataaaaataataagaacgGGTCAGTAAAGCAGGTGGATGGATGCGTGCCCTTTTCTCATCAAGTGGCTGGACATAAATGCGGAATCAATAACACTG GTGTTCTGCAGCATCCTGATGGAACGATCCTGAAACAGCTACAAGCTCCTCCGAGAGGCCCGCGAGAGATGAACTTCTACACACAG GTATTTGCTAAGGACTGTACAGATAAAAGGCTATTGGATTTGCAACAACATCTTCCCAAGTTTTATGGCACATGGATGCCACGAGAGTCACATG AGCTGTATCTGAAACTGGAGGATGTTACGCGGAGGTTCTTACGACCCTGCATCATGGATGTGAAGATCGGGAGGAGAAGTTATGACCCGTTTGCATCAAAAGAAAAACGTGAAGAGCAGATTAGCAAGTATCCTCTGATGGAAGAGATCGGGTTCCTGTTATTGGGCATGAGG GTGTACCAGATCCACTCAGACAGTTACATCACTCATGACCAGTTCTATGGGCGCAGTCTCAGAAAGGACACTTTAAAAAATG GCCTGAGCAGATTCTTCCACAATGGTCAAGAACTACAGAGGCATGCAGTTTCTCTCATCATCTCCAAAGTCCGCCGCATTCTCCGCTGGTTTGAGAGCCAGACCCAGCTGCATTTCTACGCCAGCTCTCTGCTGCTGGTGTATGAGGGCTCTCCTCACACAATCAATACATCCAAACACAAGCCAGCTGATCCAGCAACAGGACATCAGCAGGGGGAGCCACAGAGCAAGGCTTTGAGCTTTCAGAGCAGTTTAACACACAGTCATCCGTACTGCCACAACATTGAGGGGAACACCAACGGAAAACATGGAGCAAGTGAAGAAAAGAAAGCAAAGGAAATTGGAATGGGGGATAAGAAGCAGTTTGGACAGGAGGAGGCAGTGGAGGTGAAGATGATCGATTTTGCTCATGTATTTCAAAGCGACAGTCCGGATGAGAGCTACATGTACGGACTCAGGAACCTTCTCTCAACTTTAGAACAAATACTGAAGGACTGA